From a region of the Sphaerodactylus townsendi isolate TG3544 linkage group LG09, MPM_Stown_v2.3, whole genome shotgun sequence genome:
- the LOC125439339 gene encoding ethanolaminephosphotransferase 1-like, producing the protein MWSIQYVTAEQLAGFHQYKYRAVDSNPLSVYIMQPLWNRIVKIVPLWIAPNLLTLTGFLMILSHWFILAVYDWDYTASGSSPGLIPTWVWGFGAFACFLAYTLDSIDGKHARRTQSSTPLGELFDHGLDSWATSVLPLSFFSICSRDNGKSGVPVSTMYLSLIVLLLNFMFSHWEKYNTGVLFLPWGYDISQVVTVGMYLLTAAFGVEVWHRPFIFGYYLTEILLVLLLVCCIFISIPQTLYNIYLAYGNKTLLKDSLYEGLLPLLSPMLLFTLLTIWAFLSPCEILVKQTRMFLWMVGVVFSNVTCRMIICQMTNTRSEVLHWLLIPLAVMVCTSTSGLQGRFEEPILAGFTIFVTAVHVHYGVCVGKQLSQHFNIYIFSLKKYTK; encoded by the exons TACAGAGCTGTGGATTCAAACCCGTTATCTGTATATATTATGCAGCCATTATGGAACAGAATTGTAAAG ATAGTGCCTTTGTGGATTGCTCCCAATCTTTTaaccctgacaggatttttgatgATTTTGAGTCACTGGTTCATATTAGCTGTTTATGACTGGGACTACACTGCATCAG GATCCAGTCCTGGGTTGATTCCAACATGGGTTTGGGGGTTTGGTGCTTTTGCCTGCTTTTTGGCTTACACTTTAG ATTCCATAGATGGAAAGCATGCTCGAAGGACTCAGTCCAGTACCCCCCTGGGAGAGCTGTTTGACCATGGCCTAGACAGTTGGGCTACCTCAGTTTTAcccctttcatttttttcaatctgCTCCCGTGATAATGGAAAAAGTGGAGTTCCTGTGTCGACCATGTATTTATCGTTAATTGTTCTGTTACTAAATTTTATGTTTTCACACTGGGAAAAATATAACACAGgagttctttttcttccttgggGATATGATATAAGCCAAGTA GTTACGGTTGGTATGTATTTGCTGACTGCTGCTTTTGGAGTAGAAGTTTGGCATAGGCCTTTCATATTTGGTTATTATCTGACAGAGATATTACTAGTGCTTCTTTTAG TTTGCTGCATATTTATTTCCATTCCACAGACACTCTACAACATTTACTT AGCCtatggaaataaaacattactGAAGGATTCTTTGTATGAAGGGCTGCTACCACTGTTGTCACCTATGCTGCTCTTTACACTGCTCACCATCTGGGCATTTTTATCACCCTGTGAAATATTGGTAAAACAAACCAGAATGTTCCTGTGGATGGTTGGAGTTGTGTTCTCAAATGTTACT TGCAGGATGATAATTTGCCAGATGACGAACACAAGATCCGAAGTGCTTCACTGGCTTTTGATCCCATTAGCTGTCATGGTCTGCACGTCAACTTCTGGGCTTCAAGGCAGATTTGAAGAACCAATACTTGCGGGATTCACCATCTTTGTCACAGCTGTTCATGTCCACTATGGAGTTTGTGTG gggaagcaGCTTAGCCAACATTTCAATATCTACATCTTTTCCTTGAAGAAGTACACTAAATAA